From the Leucoraja erinacea ecotype New England chromosome 4, Leri_hhj_1, whole genome shotgun sequence genome, the window AGGCTGCACAAATCAAGAGAATTGCTCATTCACCAATTACTTTAaaacctttcccccccccatcccatacaTTTACAGGCTGTGGACATCACTGGCCAATCTCTTGGTATTAATTGCCAATCACTCTTCACCCTTCTACCAGTGACTTGCCGGGCCATTTCAGAGACGACTTAGACAATCTCATAGCTGTGGCTAAATAAAGCAAATTTTCTACATTAAAGGGGATTAGTGCATTCTACAGTCTGGTCATGCTATGATCACAATTAACATTTTTATTCCAGATCATTGAGTTAGTAATTTAAATTTTCCCAGCTGCTGTTGTGGGATTGGAACTAACAGCTCAGTCATTAGTTTAGCTCTCTGGAATGCTAACCTATTTACTGAACTGCTATGCTATACTCTCCCAGCATAAACATCACATTTCtcctcctgagtttctccagcattttcgtctaccttacaTTTCTCCTCAACATCGCTGTCTCTTTCCCTTGGTCCCTCATTTACTACATCTTTTGATCTTTTGATACCCCCAACGTTTAGTAACGACTTTCTATTTAGTCTAATTCCCTTTTGAAAATATATACAAAGCAATGGGGAATGATTAAGACAATTTGGAAAATGGGCTATTGTTCCATTTCAAGCAAATGCCCAAGAGGCCACGTTTAAGGAGGCACTTTCCTCAAAAGGTTCATACAATCCAATTTAATAATAACCACCTGGTTGTACATCTTCTGTTACTTACTTTAGCGATCCAGACAATTTGGGCTGCTGTAGAAGATTCTCTGCATGATTTAAGGCCATTAGGTTGTCACCAAGTGCAAGGGCAATGTATGCACTGCCAGCCAGAATGGAGCACCTAAGAGAGCAGTGAACATGATGTGATATAATCAACCTGTAATCGTGATATTCCATTACTAGACTTAAACTTGGAGCTAAAATCCTTTCAAAGCTTTAAATTATTAATTCTCCTTTGATTCCCACTGAAGAAACCCTTCAGATTTATACAGAACATTGTAGAGGATAACTTTGGGGAAATGGATCAGGTAGGAAAGCATTCTTACCTCAAATTGTCTAACTCCTGCTTCCTTAATGGAGAAGATGGTGGGCCTGGAACCAAATACCTCTCTCCTTCATGTGGTTTACCACTGGTGGATGGGATAAAATATTTCACCATGTTATTTTGATTGATTATTTAATGTTCACATAGAATTTTCTCTATCAATGAGGTCCAAGTCAGGAACATGATTGAATAATCTTCACTTGCCTAGGTAAGTGTAACGCTCAAGAAACTCAACACTCTCCAGTATAAAGTAGACTAGCTTGACTGGCATCCACTCTCCCACTCTaaacatccactccctaccccaCCAGCACCTACATCTGCAGTATGTACCACTTTCAAAAGGCACGTCAGTAAGGCTACATCTATACTTGTAATCTCCACCAGCTATTCTAtacacatgttgtgtctatcatcacCTGAAGGCTCTTCCACATTACTTAACATGTCTTCCAAATATACCACTGCTGGGTTTAAATCCTCACCCGCATGGTGGGAGCACCTTAACCAGAAGTTTAAAGTGGTTCATGACCATCAACATCTCATGGGTAATAAACGTTAACCCTGCCAGCAACTGAAGTACAAGAAAATGTCTGAACTAATGAAGGAGGAATTAATGTTTTTGTAGAGGAAGGTTGACCTGGTAACAAGAAAACAGGGGTTACGGTGTGATGATTTGGGCCTTGCTGATCATTATATAAATACAGCATTCACCCAACACTGGGCGCCTGCACAGCCTCAGTAGAAAGGAGCCAAAAGAGAGGTATGGAATTGAAGATGGAGATTCATCTTACATGCATGCACCCAATGCCTTTGGACCAAGAGGCAGCATGTTACTGAGGGGAGAGGCATGGACCATGGAGACAATGGTGAGTACCACATAACAGAGATTGCTCGCCTCCAATACTTGTTATTCAAACTTGTGCACTCTAATTCCACTCTACTTATACACTGACCCACAAACACACCTTCCAAGGTAATGTACCTACCTGCATGTCTCACTGCTTTCATTATTGATTTCACCACTGCCTGACTGATTGAAATTTCGTAAACCGTTATCTTTCTTCATCTCCTGCTGATCCTCCGGGAGCAGAAGCAAAGCATTTCTTAGACAGATGGCTGCAAACTCCATACTGGCCACTGGGATGGCTGAAGACTGCCCATCACTGGAAAAGAATGAAGgcatgccaaaaaaaaaaattatgggtGGCGTATTTTCAATAGCTAAATTGAATAATTTGCATAAATTTATCTTTAATGTATCCATCACAATTTCTAACACATATTGTGGCGTATTCAATTTAAAAAGGCTCTCAATGTTCAGCCTCCAATATCAGCAGGCACTATCTGAGGGAAGAATCAGAGTGGaaaaaggaggccattcagcctgttcCAACAGTATCTATACCAGTTATTAGAGAGAGCTATTTGTTTAGTCCCATTCCCTCCCATATAGAGGCTAATAGATTTCTTAAGCATTTATCCAATTCCCATTTGCAGATAATATTGAATCGGTACCCAACAGATTAGACCAGATCACAATTCGAAGTGCAAAGTAAAATATTTGCTCCCCCAAGAAAGATTGCTTCAGCAATTTTCTTATAGTTGTAATTTTGAACCAGTAAACCAATGCAGGCCTTCAAATAAAATTGTCAGATCAAGATAACACAGCCGTGATGACCGCTGCAATTGAATAGTCCCTGTCGctcactcccccttcccccaacccccagAAATATGCACATACCCAAAACTGGCCAACACTAAATTTCTAGCAGTTTGCCAGTACCCCAACAGATCATATTTCCAGTAAGTATTTTAATGTCTATTTTTTCTAATTCAGAAAAGATCTTTAGAAATACAAGCTAGTATCcagcattcaataagatcatagttgatcttttacctcagtgcCAGTTTCCTGTAATAAGCCCACTTGAAAAAACTATCCACCCATCACGTAATATGCCCAAAACCGAGACTACCACATTACAAAAGTGACGTCAAAATAATTTTGAAGTTACAGGTTTCTATGCTGTTAGACTGGATAATCTGGATCTTATCAAAGTATTTTGTAAGTGTAATCCTTTATAAACATAGATATATGATCACTTGATAAATCATTTGCACCCAGCATTGGTGTGTACAAGTAGCATCACCCATATACATGCTGTGTTCACCGACTCCCTCATGCACTAATACAAGGTGCTCACTCACTTGTACACTGTGTTCTGCGTAGACTGTGATGCCAAAACTATCTTTTGATGATAGCCTTGACCCAGAATCGATTGTACTATCCCTTTTTTACTTGGCAGTCCTCTGGTCTCCTGTTcagatgtctgaagaaagataatggcaaagtttaaagaaacagAAGATACAGGAGTATGGgtaggtgggggatggggagaaataACGAGCTATCTAGTAGTTGACAATTCAAGTAATCCACTCACCCCTTTGTTGGCAGCGATGCAACACTCTGCCAGCCTTAACCAAAGACGTGGGTTGGAATGGTACACCTGAACTGCCTCTATCAGGCACTCAAAAGCTGCCAAAGGTCTGCCTATGTGCAACAGCTGGATTCCACAGTTGTGTAACAGTTCATAACGTTTGTTTGTGAGCAGAGAACTCATTGGTCTGCCTGAAAACTTCTTCCCTGAATCACCAAAAATATacaaaaagcaaaattaaaaatattgaattatttgATGAAGCATTTGGAAAAGCTACCAACTGCAGCAAAATTGATCACCTTTCTTGTAAGCTATTTCACTTTTAGCAGGACTAGCTAAATGAGAATTGGTTTCAAAGTTAACTTCCCAAAGCAAACCAAAAAAAGTGAAAATTCTAACATTTCCAATCCCTATAATTCTGAACTAGCAAAAAAGTTTGCTCCGCTACGAGAAATTTCTGCGTAGAATTATGTTCAACAAAAATGAGTAAACAAAAATATATCGATGGGTACAAGGAAgcatgtacattaaaaaaaaaaatttgggttgtatttttccaaacgtTACTAGTTAAATTACTGTTGAACTGTGATCACTGTTGTAAAGCTGGAAATTCTGCAGAATGTGCACAATTTCCTACAAGGTATAgaatgggatatagatcagctacagtaaCGGAGAGAATTCTTCCGGACATGATTTTctcacatttggaagagaatgggttactTACAGACAGTCCACATGGCTTTGTACACAGCAGTTCATGTCTTGCCAACCTGATCGAGTTTTTTTTGAAGAGATGACTGATGAGGGTAAGTAGATGTTCTCTACAGGGATCTTAGTAAAACACGTTTGATAAAGTCCCCAATGATAAGATGATCCAGATTAAGATACTAAGGGTTAACATTTGTATAGATTCAGAACTAGCTTACTGATAAGAAAGGTTATGGtgaaaggacaatattcaggttgAGCTCTGTGACCAATGGAGTGAGGAACGTTGTCAAATGATACAGCTTtgcgtgaggtgttgcaatttggaagGTGAAATgttaggggaaaatatacaattaacagcattgatgtacgaagggatcttggggtccaagttcataattcactgaaagtggcaacacaaattgATAGAGTGGTTAAGAAGGCATATGCTATGCGTGGCTTCATTGGTCCGGAAATAGATGCGTGGCTTCATTGGTCCGGAAATAGAgtgagcatttggagtattgtgtgcattacaTGAAGGCTTACAGAGagtgtagaagaggtttaccagaacgatgcctggattagggggtattaactacaggaagaggttggatagatttgtatcattttctctggaatatataaaagtatgagaggctacgaggggtggtggtggaaacagatacgatagtggcatttaagagactttcagataaagacatggatatgcagtgaatggaggaatatgaattATGTTCAGGCAGTGGGAGCCGGTGTGGGGAGAAGCGCTGAGAACAAAGGGATGACCAGGTGTGGGGGGAGGCCGAGGAAGGGTTAAGTACGGTTTGTAATTTTATTGGCACTTTTGTGGCATCTCTTCTGTGTACGTTGTCtgcaaaaaacaaagaatttcactgcacctagctaggcacaagtggcaataaagtatcaccatcataagagttggtcttggcatcatgttccgtacatacattgtgggccgaatgacctattcctgtgctgtactgttctatcttctaatGTCATAATGCACAAATGAACACTGGACACCTGAAAGAACTTGTCTACAGTTCCAAGAAAGGAGCTGTAAAATCTTAAACCGGCTAACAAATTGAAGTGCCTTGATTCATATCCTATACGGAAGACGAGAACTTTGTTAATGTGGCATTCTGAATGTTACGCTCAAGTGTCTGGAGTGGGTGGACACCAAAATCCTCTGACAAAATCAAGTTTGCAATACTGCTGACCAACAGAAAATATATCACCAAATTGATCACCAGATTGTACAAAAAAAAACCTAATTGCAGCTGGACTACACAAGCAAGAAATTAGTATCCACCACTTTGCATGCATTTAACTTCAACTTATTTACCATAAacattttgatttaaatcttGAAACACAATTACAAAAAGGAACCACCTTGATCCTTGGTTGTTCCTGTCAACGGCACACAAGCAATATCATTCTCCTGCAATGCCTTTTTAAAGTAGAAAATTCCAAGATTGTGCTTTCCCATAGCAAAATGGATGCATCCAAGATTATTCCAGAACATGCACCGAATGCATTCACCTGTGGGTAAATGTTTAAACAAAAATTAAAGTGAACAGTCACTGCTCAAAAAGACAACATTTTCAAGGTGACAGGATTTTGGTGGATTCATCAATGAGGGGATTTAGTGATTCAGGGAAAATAGTCAAaatttagttgtttttttttggCACAGCAAGATAATCAAGAATATTCAGAATGAAAATGCAACttttggcatcacaggtagatagaagTTGAGATgggcatgttacagttgtacaagacattggtgaggctacattttggTCACCATAGATTAACAAAAGATTCCCTCCAGCTAAAAACTGTTTAGATCATAGCTTTGTCTTACGAACTAATCACAAGCTCCAAGCATCTTCCTAAAAATGAACCAGTTAATTCGCAACAGTGGGTAATCCACACAGACATATGCTTTAGACTTAATATCCTCATATCCACTCTTTTTCCTTTTTGTTCAAATCTGTGTCAGTTCAACAGATGCTGTAAACATGACTTTGTTAACACGTCTTGACTAGCCTATTTCTATCTTCTACAAACCTAGAACTGAGTGCCTGTGTGCTAGCTCATCCATTACAGAGGCTTGCCAAACTCTCTCTTTATTTGTCAGAGTGATGTCCAGTCCAACAAACCTCAGGGAGCCGGTGTGAGCACATTTCTTGAAACCCAATTGGGCAAAACACAGATCTGTAACGCACTGTCAAGAGGTGGCGGTGGAGTTTGATACAATTAttagtttaaaagacatttagacatacACTTAAATAGGAACGGCAGAGAAGGATATAGTCCTAATGTGGGTAAATTGGATTACTGTAGGGGAATAATGCTCAGcatggctgtttctgtgctgtacaattctatgactaTAAACAGTCAATTTCAAATGTAGTTATGGCTTCTCCCCCTTTTCTAAGATTCTACCAACTGCAATCCCTCCGCTCTTTTAGTTTGGGCATCTCAAGCATCTCATGTTTCAATCTCTCGACCACAATCCTTCAACTGCCCAAGGCCCAAAGCAATAGAATTTCCTCCGTAAATACTAATTTACTCCACAAAATTATTCATTTAAGATACATCTTAAGCTTCCATCTTTGACTAAGTTCCTTATGTGCCTCAGTATATTTGTGTAATGGCATTTCTTTGCAAAGCCTTCTAACACTTTGCCATGTCAAAGGTACTATATCAACGCAAGCTCGTGTTAGAAAGGACTGCTGATATTGGACCACTAACTGTGGAAGAAACAAAATGAAATGAATAAAACAAACAATTTTTAACAGAGATCACTGAAACACAATATTGTGTCACAAGGACACCAAAGAAATGAAAGCTCTTTCTTAGAAAGCCATTTAGGATTTTTTTGGCACTCCCTGAGAAACTGAAGAAAGTTGGCTTGTATACGACTGAAATACatacaaatatatttttcttGCATTACAACATGCTGCTGATTATGACTATGTTCCTAATAAATAAAAGTAAGAATGAAACAACTCTAAATTCTTTTGACTCCTACCTGTGCTGAGAAACCCAGGAAGATCTGTGATGTTTGCGCTGTTCAATAGTTTCACTGCTTTTCGATAATTTCCTCTTAAATATTCAAAATTACTTTTCAGAAATAGCGATGGGGCCGACTACGTAAAACCAGAGTAAATAACTTATAGATATGCACATAGACGCACAATTATAGTTTATGTACAAATGATAAATCAAAGCCCAGTTATGGCAATCCATCAAAATATTATTGCAAGAACTAATTCGACTATAAAAAAATATTGCTTGATTTTCAAATGCCAGGCATATAGACCTAGATCCGATAAACGTGCTCACTTACATACTCATAAACTGAACACTTTACTGCAACATTTAACCTTAGCCGTGATTCAATTGAGTACAATCATGTCGAAGTTAAAAGATACTTCATAGATTTAAGCACAAAAGGGAGCAGCAGAGGCTCAGTAAGTGAATACATTCAAGAAATAAATCAATTGATCTTTGGATATTAAATCGATCTTTGGATATTAAATCAATCGATATGGATTAATGAAGGAAAAAGGCACGGAGCCAAAACATCAGCCATGAACATTGAATGGCGAAGCAGGCAAGAGGAGATGACCATCCTATACCAGCTTTCACTTACATTCTTATGTTCTGAAACTACACAGAAACTGACAATTAATGTGAACTAATATAAAATAAACTGGTTACTCTGAAAGACTGCTCAAGAAAGATCTTAGGTTTTAACAATTTTAGAGGAATAGATTCTTGTTCAATGTTATGTATATTCCCATTTTTCAGGAGCACAGCAAGTTGAACTCCAGTGAAACTGTTTGCTCTGACAGACAAGAGAGCAACCAGAAAAGATGTACAGAACGTAAAGGGGAACGAAGAGTTTTGAAGGTACTGATTGTTACGATTTGGAATACCACCTGAGAAAGCAAAACAAATTCCATAACACCAGTTAAATGGAAACCGACTACTTTTATGGACAGTGCCGGGTGGGGCTGATTGGAAATCTCCTTTAAAGAGCTGGCAAAGTCACTGAGCAGAGTGCCTCCTTATGCCGTAACGTTTAAGATTGCCATCATCCCCCATCTACCATACTCAGATTTATGTCAGATGGTGAAAGTGGTGGATGAAAGAGATAGTGTGCAGAGACTAAAATTGCTAAGATTTAATGAAGACTGGCAGAGGCTTGATTTACTTACATTTCCAGCTGTGTTCATAACAGATTTGATTTCTCGTTTACAGGCTTTTAATGATTTCATCTGTACATAAGACCTCACTTTACactgcaaaaagaaaaatatCGGAGACATAGAAATAAAAAGCACATACCCCATCAGAAAGCCCATTGCAAAGCCTGATCAATGTAAATGTTAATTATTTGTTCTGTTCCAGACCATCTTGAAGGGTGTTTACACCCAAAGATGGCAAGGAATCAACCTCTCGCCTCTCCTctatcaatttacaattatattttaCTTCTGATTGGGGAGTGAAAATTACaagcatgacacccaggtctggcAAGCACACACATCTCATTTGTACCAACTTTTCTATCAATGTGACGTTACGCTTTCACAGTCCAGTTTCTAACCAATAACCGGGATCACTTTGTAATTCTTGCCCGATGATGAACACTAATCATACTATTTTACATCAAAaggaggcaattcagcccatcatacCCAAATTAATTCTTTGAATGAACTTGAACCCCATTTCAACCACACTAAGGGTCTGGTTTTATTTCCTCTTCAAGCTTTGATCAATTCCCTCTTGTGGCTTATTGTTGAAGTTGTTTTCTCCAACATATCAAACAGAGCATTCAAGGCTATATCCCACTGAATAAATTAATTAACTCGTTTCATTCCCACATCCTTCATTTTAGACCAGTGGCCTTCAACCACAATGGAAATAATTTTGCCTTATTTGTTCTATcgaaatgcatttcaatttagaGCACTTTGAAAATCCTCCCCTACCACGCACTAAATCTGCTTGAAGGAAAACCCGTTGAAGACAAATTGTTCACTGACCTGATGAATTTTAGACTTTGCAGCTTCCACCATAACTCCAGCATCAATCTTCTGATTGGTGGCATCTTTGTTAGCCTTTGTTCAAATTACACAAGAGTGAGAAGTGGCCTTAAATAATTTTACATTGCTGCATACCGCAATAAACACAGTTTGCAGGTACgatttaaataaaaatatcacaacaagaatgctggaaatacttaacaGGTCAAACAAGAGTGAGCGACAGTTAACGTTTCAAGAACATGGGACTCCAAGACTAAGAATTTCTAGcattctgattttattttagatttatcCGCTTGGCTGATTGTTGTTATCTACCGTTTAATCCACCAGTGTCTCCCAATCTGGGCCACATTTAACAAAGGCTGGTAAAAGAATTTTGAAAATATACAAAATATCTCAGATTCATTATAACAACAAGTTGGACAGATCATAGACAGGAACggtttggagaaatatggatGCAAGGCAGGCCAATGGCACTAGCTCAGGAAGGAAACTTGGCCGGTAtggattataataataataataataattttatttatagagcactttaaaaacaaacatagctgcaacaaagtgctgtacatcactaatcattgaca encodes:
- the cnot10 gene encoding CCR4-NOT transcription complex subunit 10 isoform X2, translated to MDGLDDVENSMLYYNQAIILYHLRQYTEAISIGEKLYQFIEPFEDKFAQALCFLLVDLYLLTYQPEKALLLLAILEKMISQGNNKNGKSNEANKDATNQKIDAGVMVEAAKSKIHQCKVRSYVQMKSLKACKREIKSVMNTAGNSAPSLFLKSNFEYLRGNYRKAVKLLNSANITDLPGFLSTGECIRCMFWNNLGCIHFAMGKHNLGIFYFKKALQENDIACVPLTGTTKDQGKKFSGRPMSSLLTNKRYELLHNCGIQLLHIGRPLAAFECLIEAVQVYHSNPRLWLRLAECCIAANKGTSEQETRGLPSKKGIVQSILGQGYHQKIVLASQSTQNTVYNDGQSSAIPVASMEFAAICLRNALLLLPEDQQEMKKDNGLRNFNQSGSGEINNESSETCSGKPHEGERYLVPGPPSSPLRKQELDNLRCSILAGSAYIALALGDNLMALNHAENLLQQPKLSGSLKFLGHLYAAESLISLDRISDAITHLNPENVTDVFLGVSSNEQDQGSDRGENEQMESSGKQILQCYPNSVTSARAMMLFNLGSAYCLRSEYDKARKCLHQAASMVNPKEIPPEGILLAVYLELQNGNTQLALQIIKRNQLLPSVKALSSDVKKKPMFQSIQTVQPPPFSTVQRK
- the cnot10 gene encoding CCR4-NOT transcription complex subunit 10 isoform X1, with the protein product MAEPLASGSGGDQGTDVKIENNSLSPGVADHEKELASNAYQAYAAGQFDTCLQCLAHLQELNKDDYKISLNKAVVEFYKNGQTLTDTLRQTLNLLRNQVHSTVEEMDGLDDVENSMLYYNQAIILYHLRQYTEAISIGEKLYQFIEPFEDKFAQALCFLLVDLYLLTYQPEKALLLLAILEKMISQGNNKNGKSNEANKDATNQKIDAGVMVEAAKSKIHQCKVRSYVQMKSLKACKREIKSVMNTAGNSAPSLFLKSNFEYLRGNYRKAVKLLNSANITDLPGFLSTGECIRCMFWNNLGCIHFAMGKHNLGIFYFKKALQENDIACVPLTGTTKDQGKKFSGRPMSSLLTNKRYELLHNCGIQLLHIGRPLAAFECLIEAVQVYHSNPRLWLRLAECCIAANKGTSEQETRGLPSKKGIVQSILGQGYHQKIVLASQSTQNTVYNDGQSSAIPVASMEFAAICLRNALLLLPEDQQEMKKDNGLRNFNQSGSGEINNESSETCSGKPHEGERYLVPGPPSSPLRKQELDNLRCSILAGSAYIALALGDNLMALNHAENLLQQPKLSGSLKFLGHLYAAESLISLDRISDAITHLNPENVTDVFLGVSSNEQDQGSDRGENEQMESSGKQILQCYPNSVTSARAMMLFNLGSAYCLRSEYDKARKCLHQAASMVNPKEIPPEGILLAVYLELQNGNTQLALQIIKRNQLLPSVKALSSDVKKKPMFQSIQTVQPPPFSTVQRK